Proteins encoded within one genomic window of Alcanivorax sp. REN37:
- a CDS encoding SIMPL domain-containing protein — MLRRTTSSLLLLTAMGITLAGCGPQNSTPAPAWRDTLEVSGYGEVKASPDRFRVRAVSSRTGADISAMKQEVDAEISAALKASDALNIPTEQVHATNLSIQPEWQWQPERKLLGHRVAREIEFAVDGVESYAELLESLAKLGFTEVNQTGLEVGNTRELEEQALKLAVEDARRKAQILADAAGRTLGPVVNVTTAGGQMPQPVMYAMAERSADSSYRVGESSISENVQVRFTLE, encoded by the coding sequence ATGCTGCGACGCACCACCTCTTCCCTGCTCTTGCTTACCGCCATGGGCATTACCCTGGCCGGCTGCGGCCCACAGAACTCCACCCCAGCACCGGCCTGGCGCGACACGCTGGAGGTGTCCGGCTACGGCGAGGTGAAAGCCTCCCCAGACCGGTTCCGGGTACGCGCGGTGTCGTCCCGCACCGGGGCTGACATCAGCGCCATGAAGCAGGAAGTGGACGCTGAAATCAGCGCCGCCCTGAAGGCCTCCGACGCGCTCAACATCCCCACCGAACAGGTGCACGCCACCAACCTCAGCATCCAGCCGGAATGGCAATGGCAGCCCGAGCGTAAGTTGCTCGGCCACCGCGTGGCCCGCGAAATCGAGTTTGCGGTGGACGGTGTGGAGTCCTACGCCGAGCTGCTGGAATCACTGGCCAAACTGGGCTTCACCGAGGTTAATCAAACCGGTCTAGAAGTGGGCAACACCCGCGAGCTGGAAGAACAGGCGCTGAAACTGGCGGTAGAAGATGCCCGCCGCAAAGCGCAGATCCTGGCTGATGCCGCCGGCCGCACGCTGGGCCCGGTGGTCAACGTCACCACCGCGGGCGGTCAGATGCCGCAGCCGGTGATGTACGCCATGGCGGAACGCAGCGCCGACAGCAGCTACCGGGTGGGCGAATCCAGCATCAGTGAAAACGTGCAGGTGCGTTTCACGCTGGAGTGA
- the apbC gene encoding iron-sulfur cluster carrier protein ApbC — protein MSDVEQALRQALSQVVPDALQQDLVAAGAVKEIRVGWREVKVRVQLGYPCDSLLPALRLQLESLLAPLVGSKRLALELDWKVVAHRTQQEKAPLPKVKNLIAVASGKGGVGKSTTTANLALALAQEGARVGILDADIFGPSMPTMFGIKEGTRPEIRGEQHFVPPRAHGVQLMSIGFMIDPDTAVVWRGPKASGALQQLATQTLWEDLDFLLVDLPPGTSDIQLTLAQRLPVAGSVVVTTPQEIALADARKGIEMFQKVDINVLGVVENMALHQCSQCGHVDHLFGEGGGGTLAARYRTELLGSMPLVSRIRVQADAGTPVVMAAPDSLEAGLYRSMARRMAALLSLRPGAPQSIVKMAMRPN, from the coding sequence ATGTCCGATGTCGAACAGGCCCTCAGACAGGCATTGTCCCAAGTAGTGCCCGACGCCCTGCAACAGGATCTGGTGGCCGCCGGCGCGGTGAAGGAGATCCGCGTGGGTTGGCGCGAGGTCAAGGTGCGGGTGCAGCTCGGTTATCCCTGTGACAGCCTGCTGCCGGCGCTGCGGTTGCAGCTGGAGTCGTTGCTGGCGCCGTTGGTGGGCAGCAAGCGTCTGGCGCTGGAACTGGACTGGAAAGTGGTCGCCCACCGCACCCAGCAGGAAAAAGCGCCACTGCCGAAGGTAAAGAACCTGATCGCGGTAGCGTCCGGTAAAGGTGGTGTTGGCAAGTCTACGACCACCGCCAACCTGGCGCTGGCGCTGGCGCAAGAGGGCGCGCGGGTGGGCATTTTGGATGCCGACATTTTCGGCCCCAGCATGCCGACCATGTTCGGCATCAAAGAAGGCACCCGGCCGGAAATCCGTGGCGAGCAGCACTTCGTGCCGCCGCGTGCTCACGGCGTGCAACTGATGTCGATCGGTTTCATGATCGACCCGGACACCGCCGTGGTATGGCGCGGACCCAAGGCCAGCGGCGCCTTGCAACAACTGGCCACGCAGACGCTGTGGGAAGACCTCGACTTTCTGCTGGTGGATTTGCCGCCGGGCACCAGCGATATCCAGCTGACGCTGGCGCAGCGGCTGCCGGTGGCGGGCAGTGTGGTGGTCACCACGCCGCAGGAAATTGCGTTGGCAGATGCCCGCAAGGGCATCGAAATGTTCCAAAAAGTGGATATCAACGTGCTTGGCGTGGTGGAAAACATGGCGCTGCACCAATGCAGCCAGTGCGGCCATGTGGACCATCTGTTCGGTGAAGGCGGCGGCGGCACACTGGCCGCGCGCTACCGCACCGAACTGCTTGGCAGCATGCCGCTGGTCAGCCGTATTCGGGTGCAGGCCGATGCCGGCACGCCGGTAGTGATGGCGGCGCCGGACAGCCTCGAAGCTGGGCTTTACCGCAGCATGGCGCGGCGCATGGCGGCGTTGCTGTCACTGCGTCCGGGGGCGCCGCAGTCGATCGTGAAGATGGCCATGCGCCCCAACTAA
- the dcd gene encoding dCTP deaminase: MSIKSDRWIRRMAEQHGMIEPFAPELVRADEQGDRIVSYGTSSYGYDVRCANEFKVFTNIHSATVDPKNFDERSFVDVVGDYCIIPPNSFALARTVEYFRIPRTVLTICLGKSTYARCGIIVNVTPLEPEWEGHVTLEFSNTTTLPAKIYANEGVAQMLFLESDEVCETSYKDRGGKYMGQTGVTLPRT, encoded by the coding sequence ATGAGCATCAAATCAGATCGCTGGATCCGTCGCATGGCGGAACAACATGGCATGATCGAGCCGTTCGCGCCGGAGCTGGTGCGCGCTGACGAGCAGGGCGATCGGATCGTGTCTTATGGCACCTCCAGCTATGGTTACGACGTGCGCTGCGCCAACGAATTCAAGGTGTTCACCAACATTCATTCCGCCACTGTCGATCCGAAAAACTTCGACGAGCGCAGCTTCGTGGACGTGGTCGGTGATTACTGCATCATCCCGCCCAACTCGTTTGCGTTGGCGCGCACGGTGGAGTATTTCCGCATCCCGCGCACAGTGCTGACCATCTGCCTCGGCAAGTCGACTTATGCTCGCTGCGGCATCATCGTCAACGTCACGCCACTGGAGCCGGAATGGGAAGGCCACGTGACGTTGGAGTTTTCCAACACCACCACGCTGCCGGCGAAAATCTACGCCAATGAAGGCGTTGCGCAGATGCTGTTCTTGGAGTCCGATGAAGTCTGCGAGACGTCTTACAAGGACCGCGGCGGCAAGTACATGGGCCAGACCGGGGTGACCTTGCCGCGCACCTGA
- a CDS encoding DUF3108 domain-containing protein, with protein sequence MTAFGPRMLRSLGPWATALMVTLAQPGVADSPDSPPPADAVITADAPATAAVLQPFTVNYRVNVSKIPTPIRATLTLTEAGDDQYRMGLAVKSMLMDNSEQSLFQWRNCQPHTLTYQHDFEGFRRERHHRMTFNWDTLRVSGHSSADDEGQDDFDYSITEDTLDELTMLLKARCIMQEGVSQYQLTSAYGKRLRTHFIHVVGEETMNTPLGRLRTIKFEKRRDQDSKRRTIFWLAPDLDYLLVRARHVEGTGLFGELKMTGYDGPYNALKK encoded by the coding sequence ATGACTGCCTTTGGCCCACGGATGTTGCGCTCGCTCGGCCCCTGGGCCACAGCGCTGATGGTCACCCTTGCCCAGCCCGGCGTTGCCGACTCACCGGATTCCCCGCCCCCCGCCGATGCCGTGATCACTGCCGACGCACCGGCCACTGCTGCCGTGCTGCAACCGTTCACGGTCAACTACCGGGTCAATGTCAGCAAAATCCCGACTCCGATCCGCGCCACCCTGACGCTGACCGAAGCAGGCGACGATCAGTACCGCATGGGGCTGGCGGTCAAATCGATGCTGATGGACAACAGTGAACAGAGCCTATTCCAGTGGCGCAATTGCCAGCCGCATACGTTGACTTACCAGCACGACTTCGAAGGCTTCCGCCGTGAACGCCACCACCGCATGACGTTCAACTGGGATACGCTACGCGTCAGCGGGCACTCCAGTGCCGACGATGAAGGCCAAGACGACTTCGACTACAGCATCACCGAGGACACCCTCGACGAGCTGACCATGCTGCTGAAAGCACGCTGCATCATGCAGGAAGGCGTGAGCCAGTATCAGCTCACTTCTGCTTACGGCAAGCGGCTGCGCACCCACTTCATCCATGTGGTCGGCGAAGAAACCATGAACACACCACTGGGCCGACTGCGCACCATCAAGTTCGAGAAACGCCGCGATCAGGACAGCAAACGCCGCACCATCTTCTGGCTGGCGCCAGACTTGGATTACCTATTGGTGCGCGCACGCCATGTGGAAGGCACCGGCCTGTTCGGCGAATTGAAAATGACCGGCTACGACGGCCCCTACAACGCGCTGAAGAAGTAA
- a CDS encoding DUF3108 domain-containing protein — protein sequence MTAFFRPPVWWCLTSLLVTLPAQAEPAAPIAPFSAEYALSGSNIPFNIKARRTLRAADDGQWYMEVRASNLIGEIRETTQFRWHGCDTPSERYSYHRRGLGRVRDGSVVLDHDAHIARTQRTGKDDSSFPIPAGATDVLAQTLALQCELMRGTRSELGYQVANERRLETMRYRVVGNESVKTGKGRVEAVKLERIRSGDSERNTLLWFAPSLDYALVKMIQQDGNDEYSLVLQTP from the coding sequence ATGACCGCCTTCTTCCGCCCACCGGTCTGGTGGTGCCTGACCTCGCTGCTGGTGACACTGCCCGCGCAGGCTGAGCCCGCTGCTCCGATCGCGCCGTTCAGCGCCGAATACGCCCTCAGCGGCTCTAACATTCCATTCAATATTAAAGCCCGGCGCACGCTGCGCGCCGCCGATGATGGCCAGTGGTACATGGAAGTGCGGGCCAGCAACCTGATTGGCGAAATCCGCGAAACCACCCAGTTCCGCTGGCACGGCTGCGACACCCCTAGTGAGCGTTACAGCTACCACCGCCGCGGCCTCGGTCGGGTGCGCGATGGCAGTGTGGTACTGGACCACGATGCGCATATCGCCCGCACTCAGCGTACCGGCAAGGACGACAGCAGCTTCCCGATTCCGGCCGGCGCCACCGATGTGCTCGCCCAGACGCTGGCGCTGCAATGCGAGCTGATGCGCGGCACTCGGAGCGAATTGGGTTATCAAGTGGCCAACGAACGGCGACTGGAAACCATGCGCTACCGGGTGGTGGGCAACGAGTCCGTGAAGACCGGCAAAGGCCGCGTGGAGGCCGTGAAACTGGAGCGCATTCGCAGCGGTGACAGCGAACGCAACACCCTGTTATGGTTTGCCCCGTCGCTGGATTACGCATTGGTAAAAATGATCCAGCAAGACGGTAACGACGAGTACAGCCTGGTTCTGCAAACCCCTTGA
- the purN gene encoding phosphoribosylglycinamide formyltransferase: MSHSLAVLISGSGSNLQALIDAIEHQGLPARIDLVLSNRADAGGLARAKSAGLATAVIDHRDHDSRESFDQAMVDRLAPLAPDTVVLAGFMRILTPVFVRAFSDRLLNIHPSLLPKYPGLHTHRRALDAGDSQHGCSIHFVTEELDGGPLIAQAPVPVLPNDHEETLSKRVQQAEHRLYPDVVRWRAERRLFLTANGVQLDDRLLPPTGLVVPDLAAGDTARAG; the protein is encoded by the coding sequence ATGAGCCATTCACTCGCGGTCCTGATCAGCGGCAGTGGCAGCAACCTGCAAGCGCTGATCGACGCCATCGAGCACCAGGGGCTTCCTGCCCGCATTGATCTGGTGCTCAGCAACCGCGCTGATGCCGGCGGCCTGGCCCGTGCCAAGTCCGCTGGACTGGCCACGGCGGTGATTGACCACCGTGACCATGACAGCCGCGAGTCATTCGACCAGGCCATGGTGGACCGGCTCGCCCCGCTGGCGCCGGACACCGTGGTGCTGGCCGGCTTCATGCGTATTCTCACGCCAGTGTTCGTGCGCGCGTTCAGTGATCGCCTACTCAACATTCATCCGTCGTTACTGCCGAAGTATCCCGGGCTGCATACCCACCGGCGGGCACTGGACGCCGGCGACAGTCAGCATGGCTGCTCAATACACTTTGTCACCGAAGAGCTGGACGGCGGTCCGCTGATCGCTCAGGCCCCAGTGCCAGTACTGCCGAACGATCACGAAGAGACTCTGTCCAAACGCGTGCAACAAGCAGAGCATCGGCTCTACCCGGATGTTGTACGCTGGCGCGCCGAGCGCCGCTTGTTCCTGACCGCCAACGGAGTGCAGCTCGATGACCGCCTTCTTCCGCCCACCGGTCTGGTGGTGCCTGACCTCGCTGCTGGTGACACTGCCCGCGCAGGCTGA
- the purM gene encoding phosphoribosylformylglycinamidine cyclo-ligase produces the protein MTDNKRPLSYRDAGVDIDAGNALVKRIGPIAKRTRREEVLGGLGGFGALCALPSGYKEPVLVAGTDGVGTKLRLAMQYDRHHTVGIDLVAMCVNDLIVGGAEPLMFLDYYATGKLDVDTAARVIEGIGAGCELAGCALVGGETAEMPGMYEGEDYDLAGFCVGVVERSEILDGSKVAAGDRLIGVASSGPHSNGYSLVRRILEQADYDADTQVGGVPLIDALLEPTRIYVKPILQLIRQGKVHALSHITGGGLPENLPRVMPEGTRAVVETGSWEWPPVFQWLQQQGQVDTAEMYRTFNCGVGLALVVPADAVDSTLAFLAEVGQQAWEMGRIDAHDGAADVVFA, from the coding sequence ATGACGGATAACAAGCGCCCCCTGAGCTATCGGGACGCAGGTGTCGATATCGACGCTGGCAACGCCCTGGTCAAACGCATCGGCCCCATAGCCAAACGCACCCGCCGTGAGGAAGTGCTCGGAGGTCTCGGTGGCTTCGGCGCGCTGTGTGCCCTGCCAAGCGGCTATAAAGAACCGGTGCTGGTCGCTGGTACTGATGGCGTCGGCACTAAATTGCGGCTGGCTATGCAGTACGATCGCCACCACACCGTGGGCATCGACCTGGTGGCCATGTGCGTCAACGACCTGATCGTCGGCGGCGCCGAGCCGCTGATGTTCCTCGACTATTACGCCACCGGCAAACTGGACGTGGACACCGCCGCCCGGGTGATCGAGGGCATCGGGGCGGGCTGTGAACTGGCCGGCTGTGCACTGGTCGGCGGCGAAACCGCCGAAATGCCGGGCATGTACGAAGGCGAAGATTACGACCTCGCTGGGTTCTGTGTCGGCGTGGTGGAGCGCAGCGAAATCCTCGACGGCAGCAAAGTTGCCGCCGGCGACCGCCTGATCGGCGTGGCCTCTTCCGGCCCGCACTCCAATGGTTACTCGCTGGTGCGCCGTATTCTTGAGCAAGCCGATTACGACGCTGACACCCAAGTCGGCGGTGTCCCGCTGATCGACGCGTTGCTGGAGCCAACCCGCATCTACGTCAAGCCGATCCTGCAACTGATCCGCCAAGGCAAAGTGCACGCACTGTCGCACATCACCGGTGGCGGGCTGCCGGAAAACCTGCCGCGCGTGATGCCGGAAGGCACCCGTGCGGTGGTTGAAACCGGCAGCTGGGAATGGCCGCCGGTGTTCCAGTGGCTGCAACAGCAGGGCCAGGTGGATACCGCCGAGATGTACCGCACCTTTAACTGCGGTGTCGGTCTGGCACTGGTGGTCCCGGCCGACGCTGTCGACAGCACCCTGGCGTTCCTGGCCGAGGTCGGCCAACAGGCGTGGGAGATGGGTCGCATCGACGCCCATGACGGCGCCGCAGACGTTGTGTTTGCATGA
- a CDS encoding DUF2066 domain-containing protein: MTDSALPALALGRRVVSLLVLLLASSLALAAPVELPVPDRSDDARTAVLRQAMQQTLVRLTGSATPQQWSETAPMLEAPERWVAQFGYLGKPDALVLQVRFDEQELQRSLSEAGVPLWGSARPPVQMWLTSDRGDIHSAEADDDAFISALRQRAAFRGVLLSWPKMDGTDRERVSAADIRGRFDAPLRAAAERYGDGPVLAATYYPNGRPNLRWRLLNAQGDVAGGTLEAGNGTALAEKLADEIADRMAKVYAVRAGEAQTQPLQVQGVGGLAEFAALRSLVSGQAGVRAVAVERLKDDLVQLQVAFSGSSEQLQRMLLASGKLQACSPASGEAPLQPDADLLAPAPLRLCWRARG; the protein is encoded by the coding sequence ATGACAGACTCTGCGCTTCCCGCTTTGGCCCTTGGCCGCCGCGTTGTTTCCCTGTTAGTACTGCTGCTGGCCAGCAGCTTAGCACTGGCGGCGCCGGTGGAACTGCCGGTGCCCGATCGCAGTGATGACGCGCGCACGGCCGTGCTCCGCCAAGCGATGCAACAGACCTTGGTGCGGCTGACCGGCAGCGCAACACCGCAGCAATGGAGCGAAACCGCGCCGATGCTGGAAGCGCCGGAGCGCTGGGTGGCCCAGTTCGGCTACCTCGGCAAACCCGATGCGCTGGTGCTGCAGGTGCGTTTCGATGAGCAGGAACTACAACGTTCGCTGAGCGAAGCCGGGGTGCCGCTGTGGGGCAGCGCCCGTCCACCGGTCCAAATGTGGCTGACCTCTGACCGCGGCGATATCCACAGCGCCGAGGCTGACGATGATGCCTTCATCAGTGCCTTACGCCAGCGCGCTGCCTTCCGTGGCGTACTGCTCAGCTGGCCGAAAATGGACGGCACCGACCGCGAGCGTGTTAGCGCTGCAGACATCCGTGGTCGCTTCGATGCGCCGCTGCGTGCCGCCGCCGAACGCTACGGTGATGGTCCCGTGCTGGCGGCCACCTATTACCCCAATGGTCGCCCCAATCTGCGGTGGCGGCTGCTGAATGCCCAGGGTGACGTGGCGGGCGGCACCTTGGAGGCCGGCAATGGCACGGCGTTGGCAGAAAAACTGGCTGATGAAATTGCCGATCGCATGGCCAAGGTTTATGCCGTGCGTGCCGGTGAAGCCCAGACCCAACCGCTGCAGGTGCAGGGTGTGGGTGGGCTGGCGGAGTTTGCAGCACTGCGCAGCCTGGTCAGTGGTCAGGCCGGCGTGCGCGCGGTGGCGGTTGAGCGTCTCAAGGACGATTTGGTGCAGCTGCAAGTGGCGTTCTCCGGCAGTAGCGAACAGCTGCAGCGCATGCTGCTCGCCAGCGGTAAATTGCAGGCGTGCTCGCCGGCCTCTGGCGAGGCACCACTGCAGCCCGATGCCGACCTGCTTGCCCCGGCACCGCTGCGGCTTTGCTGGCGCGCGCGAGGCTAA
- the hda gene encoding DnaA regulatory inactivator Hda — translation MPSQLPLALRVREGLTLDGFVVGSNGPAVALLASLAAGEPGQLFLHGEPGSGRTHLLSAAVVAAEQAGRRACLLPAAELAPLPPALLEDFDSFDLVAVDDLQHVAGVRAWEEALFHLYNRLMAAGRVLICTADRPPTQCGVQLPDLSSRLAAGPVFALHGLSDDDLAALLQQRAAARGLRLGEGVASFIIHRGQRSPAALLATLNRLDEHALARQRRLTIPLVKEALGW, via the coding sequence ATGCCGTCACAACTGCCTCTGGCGCTGCGGGTACGTGAAGGTCTGACACTGGACGGCTTCGTGGTGGGCAGCAATGGTCCGGCGGTGGCGCTGTTGGCCAGCTTGGCCGCCGGTGAACCGGGCCAGTTGTTTTTGCATGGCGAGCCGGGCTCCGGCCGCACTCATCTGTTGTCCGCGGCAGTGGTGGCCGCAGAGCAGGCCGGCCGCCGTGCTTGCCTGCTACCGGCCGCTGAACTGGCGCCGTTGCCGCCCGCGCTGCTGGAAGATTTCGACAGCTTCGATTTGGTGGCGGTCGACGATCTGCAGCATGTGGCCGGTGTGCGGGCCTGGGAAGAAGCGTTGTTCCATCTCTACAACCGCCTGATGGCAGCCGGCCGGGTGCTGATTTGCACCGCCGATCGACCGCCGACCCAGTGCGGTGTGCAGTTGCCGGACCTGTCCAGCCGCTTGGCGGCGGGCCCGGTATTCGCCCTGCACGGACTCTCCGATGATGATCTGGCGGCGCTGCTGCAGCAGCGCGCCGCCGCGCGTGGCCTGCGTTTGGGTGAGGGCGTGGCGAGCTTCATCATCCACCGTGGCCAGCGCTCGCCGGCGGCGTTGTTGGCCACCTTAAACCGGCTCGATGAGCATGCCTTGGCACGCCAGCGCCGATTGACGATTCCGCTGGTCAAGGAGGCGTTGGGCTGGTAG